The Aurantiacibacter arachoides genome window below encodes:
- a CDS encoding DEAD/DEAH box helicase — translation MPFENLPPILGQAMAERGYTALTPVQAAVSGPEAAGRDLIVSAQTGSGKTVAFGLALAAELLGTTDGAPLVDRPLALVVAPTRELALQVSRELGWLYAKAGLRMATCVGGMDASKERRALKSGPAIVVGTPGRLRDHLERGALDLSGLAGVVLDEADEMLDMGFRDDLEEILDAAPEQRRTLLFSATLPQPIVRLAERYQKDALRLSLAGENRGHGDITYQAITVAPSEIENAVVNLLRFHEAETAICFCATRDSVRRLHATLQNRGFGVVALSGEHSQSERNQALQALRDRRARVCVATDVAARGIDLPTLSLVIHVEIPRDAESLQHRSGRTGRAGKKGTAAIVVPYNRRKRVESMLRGAKIAAEWMDAPSFEAIRERDHARLMEKLTEPTEHDEADLLVARELMERMAPEAIAAALVQAHRARMPQPEELLANTPEARESAKADRHRPGFDDVVWFRMGIGRQQNAEPRWLLPLICRRGHITRNEIGAIRIGQQESWFQVPRPIAAKVSDAIARTASSDDDQDAIPIELSAEPPRMQARENRKPNNARGPGKPHRKGPNDRGPNDRGPNERKGPNDRKGPGDRKGPGGGAGRPWQNKGKPARPPKP, via the coding sequence ATGCCTTTCGAAAATCTTCCGCCGATCCTGGGCCAGGCCATGGCCGAACGCGGCTATACCGCCCTGACCCCCGTGCAGGCCGCCGTCAGCGGCCCCGAGGCCGCCGGGCGTGACCTTATCGTTTCGGCGCAGACCGGTTCGGGCAAGACCGTGGCGTTCGGCCTGGCGCTGGCCGCAGAGCTGCTTGGCACCACCGATGGCGCGCCGCTGGTCGACCGGCCGCTGGCGCTGGTCGTGGCGCCCACGCGCGAACTGGCCTTGCAGGTCAGTCGCGAACTGGGATGGCTCTATGCCAAGGCCGGCCTGCGCATGGCTACCTGCGTCGGCGGTATGGACGCCAGCAAGGAACGGCGCGCGCTGAAGTCCGGCCCGGCCATCGTCGTGGGCACGCCCGGCCGCCTGCGCGACCACCTGGAACGCGGCGCGCTCGACCTGTCGGGCCTGGCCGGCGTCGTGCTCGACGAAGCGGACGAGATGCTCGACATGGGCTTTCGCGACGATCTTGAGGAAATTCTCGACGCCGCGCCCGAACAGCGGCGCACCCTGCTGTTCTCCGCCACCTTGCCGCAGCCCATCGTGCGGCTGGCCGAGCGCTATCAGAAGGATGCACTGCGCCTGTCGCTGGCGGGCGAGAACCGCGGCCACGGCGACATCACCTATCAGGCGATCACCGTCGCCCCGTCCGAGATCGAGAACGCGGTGGTCAACCTGCTGCGGTTCCACGAGGCAGAGACCGCGATCTGTTTCTGCGCCACGCGTGACAGCGTCAGGCGGCTGCACGCCACGCTGCAGAACCGCGGGTTCGGCGTCGTCGCACTGTCGGGCGAACATTCCCAGTCGGAACGCAACCAGGCGCTGCAGGCGCTGCGCGATCGGCGCGCGCGCGTGTGCGTCGCCACCGACGTTGCCGCGCGCGGGATCGATCTGCCCACGCTCAGCCTGGTGATCCATGTCGAGATCCCGCGCGATGCCGAATCGCTGCAACACCGTTCCGGCCGCACGGGGCGCGCCGGCAAGAAGGGCACGGCCGCGATCGTGGTCCCTTACAATCGGCGCAAGCGGGTGGAGAGCATGCTGCGCGGCGCGAAGATCGCGGCGGAATGGATGGATGCGCCATCGTTCGAAGCGATCCGCGAGCGCGATCATGCGCGCCTGATGGAAAAGCTGACCGAGCCGACCGAGCATGACGAGGCAGACCTGCTGGTGGCGCGCGAACTGATGGAGCGCATGGCGCCCGAGGCTATCGCCGCGGCGCTGGTGCAGGCGCACCGGGCGCGGATGCCGCAGCCCGAGGAACTGCTCGCCAACACGCCCGAAGCGCGCGAGAGCGCCAAGGCCGACCGTCACCGTCCCGGGTTCGATGACGTGGTGTGGTTCCGCATGGGCATCGGTCGCCAGCAGAATGCCGAGCCGCGCTGGCTGTTGCCGCTGATCTGCCGCCGCGGCCACATCACCCGCAACGAGATCGGCGCAATCCGCATCGGCCAGCAGGAAAGCTGGTTCCAGGTGCCACGCCCCATCGCCGCCAAGGTTTCCGATGCCATCGCGCGCACGGCGTCCAGCGACGACGATCAGGATGCGATCCCGATCGAGCTGTCAGCCGAACCGCCACGCATGCAGGCCCGCGAGAACCGCAAGCCGAACAATGCGCGGGGACCGGGCAAACCGCACCGCAAGGGACCCAACGATCGCGGGCCCAACGATCGCGGACCCAACGAACGCAAGGGACCCAATGATCGCAAAGGGCCGGGCGATCGCAAGGGTCCGGGCGGCGGGGCCGGCAGGCCGTGGCAGAACAAGGGCAAGCCCGCGCGGCCGCCCAAGCCATAG
- the ctrA gene encoding response regulator transcription factor CtrA, protein MRVLLIEDEPTTAKAIELMLTTEGFNVYQTDLGEEGLDLGKLYDYDIILLDLNLPDMHGYDVLKKLRVAKVQTPVLILSGIAEMDSKIRSFGFGADDYVTKPFHRDELVARIYAVVRRSKGHSQSIIRTGKLAVNLDAKTVEVDGARVHLTGKEYAMLELLSLRKGTTLTKEMFLNHLYGGMDEPELKIIDVFICKLRKKLSSACGGDNYIETVWGRGYVLRDPEAEAVAA, encoded by the coding sequence ATGCGCGTGCTGCTGATTGAAGACGAGCCGACCACCGCCAAGGCGATCGAGCTCATGCTGACGACCGAAGGCTTCAACGTCTACCAGACCGATCTGGGCGAGGAAGGCCTCGATCTGGGCAAGCTGTATGATTACGACATCATCCTGCTAGACCTCAACCTGCCGGACATGCACGGCTACGACGTGCTCAAGAAGCTGCGCGTGGCCAAGGTGCAGACGCCGGTCCTGATCCTGTCCGGCATTGCCGAGATGGACAGCAAGATCCGCAGCTTCGGTTTCGGGGCGGACGACTATGTCACCAAGCCGTTCCACCGGGACGAGCTGGTCGCCCGCATCTATGCCGTGGTGCGCCGCTCGAAGGGCCACAGCCAGTCGATCATCCGCACCGGCAAGCTGGCCGTGAACCTGGATGCCAAGACGGTGGAAGTCGACGGCGCGCGGGTCCACCTGACCGGCAAGGAATATGCCATGCTGGAGCTGCTTTCGCTTCGCAAGGGCACCACGCTGACCAAGGAAATGTTCCTCAACCACCTCTATGGCGGCATGGACGAACCCGAACTCAAGATCATCGACGTGTTCATCTGCAAGCTGCGCAAGAAGCTTTCGAGCGCGTGCGGCGGCGACAACTACATCGAGACCGTTTGGGGCCGCGGCTATGTGCTGCGCGATCCCGAGGCGGAGGCCGTAGCCGCCTGA
- the trmB gene encoding tRNA (guanine(46)-N(7))-methyltransferase TrmB: MSANKQGDPTTLGRLYGRSHGKPLRASQAALVDTLLPQIAVPQEGPVTAGRLFGDERPLHFEIGFGGGEHLAYRADLLPDHGFIGAEPFLNGVAQALVHVRDGHEGGGRLPNVRIHHGDALEVLARVPDGALTMLYLLHPDPWPKAKHAKRRMMNDGPVRLFADKLKPGGEFRFGTDHPVYLRHALMVMRRFTTGPAAPFEWVIDKPDGFRKRPSGWLQTRYETKAREVYGHEVWYFRFRRR, from the coding sequence ATGAGCGCAAACAAGCAAGGCGATCCCACCACGCTGGGGCGGCTCTATGGCCGCAGCCACGGCAAGCCGCTGCGGGCATCGCAGGCGGCACTGGTCGATACCCTGCTGCCGCAGATCGCGGTGCCGCAGGAAGGGCCCGTCACCGCCGGCCGGTTGTTCGGAGACGAGCGCCCGCTGCATTTCGAGATCGGTTTCGGCGGCGGCGAGCACCTCGCCTACCGCGCCGATCTCTTGCCCGATCACGGCTTCATCGGCGCAGAGCCCTTCCTCAACGGCGTGGCGCAGGCGCTGGTCCACGTCCGCGACGGACACGAAGGCGGCGGCCGCCTTCCCAACGTGCGCATCCATCACGGCGACGCGCTGGAGGTGCTGGCCCGCGTGCCCGACGGCGCGCTGACCATGCTCTACCTGCTCCACCCCGACCCCTGGCCCAAGGCCAAGCACGCCAAGCGACGGATGATGAACGATGGGCCAGTGCGCCTGTTCGCCGACAAGCTGAAGCCGGGCGGGGAATTTCGCTTCGGCACCGACCACCCGGTCTATCTGCGCCATGCCCTGATGGTGATGCGGCGCTTCACCACCGGTCCGGCGGCACCGTTCGAATGGGTGATCGACAAGCCCGATGGCTTCCGCAAGCGCCCCTCCGGCTGGTTGCAGACACGCTATGAGACCAAGGCGCGCGAGGTCTACGGCCACGAGGTCTGGTATTTCCGCTTCCGCCGCCGCTGA
- a CDS encoding SLC13 family permease, whose translation MTLDAVSAYLQGHSAAIGLVMLLALLAAFMLERRPPVVVAVLGAAAMMLLGYLPSDDALAVFGNSAPITIAAMFILSGALLRTGALEAMSGWVIRRTLRKPRLALMEVAGGTVFASAFMNNTPVMIVMTPIARRLARVTRMAATQLMIPLSYLTILGGTLTLIGTSTNLLVNGVAQDEGLAAFGVFEITGVGLVAMTAGLALLVVLGPVLLPKRGPRTMDEDRESDVYLSHLTLAPDSPLIGRRLADTGFARRPGLTLVARRRADRLERTGFENEILSAGDQFVVAATPEELASLAEAVDFRTGLTGVGGGVATRRDWRAKDLRIVEAVVSSTHPIVGRRLAEIPLLSRLQVRVLGLSRPRHRAGPTLADVRVRAGDRLLIAAASDAAQALQANVQLTHVTESSIRAFRREKAPLALATLAAVVLGAAVFGLPIEAMAIFGVAVVLATRCLEPDEAWASLDGSTLVLIFAMLAFGKGLDNAGSIDLAVAALQPLMAQGSPLLLLVIVYAATSVLTEVVTNNAVAVIMTPIAIGLATSAGVDPRGMVVAVMFGASASFATPIGYQTNTLAYGAANYRFTDFLKIGIPMNLVVGAATCLAITAFY comes from the coding sequence ATGACCCTGGACGCAGTTTCCGCATACCTGCAGGGCCATTCGGCCGCGATCGGCCTTGTCATGCTGCTGGCATTGCTCGCCGCCTTCATGCTCGAACGCCGGCCGCCGGTGGTGGTGGCGGTGCTGGGTGCGGCGGCGATGATGCTGCTGGGCTATCTGCCGAGCGACGATGCCCTGGCGGTGTTCGGCAATTCGGCCCCCATTACCATCGCTGCCATGTTCATCCTGTCGGGCGCGCTGCTGCGCACCGGCGCGCTGGAAGCGATGTCGGGCTGGGTCATCCGCCGCACGCTGCGCAAGCCGCGCCTTGCCCTGATGGAGGTCGCCGGCGGCACGGTGTTCGCCTCGGCCTTCATGAACAACACGCCCGTGATGATCGTGATGACCCCGATCGCCCGCCGGCTGGCGCGGGTGACGCGCATGGCGGCGACGCAGCTGATGATCCCGCTGAGCTACCTCACCATCCTGGGCGGCACGCTGACGCTGATCGGCACCTCCACCAACCTGCTGGTGAACGGCGTGGCGCAGGACGAGGGGTTGGCGGCCTTCGGCGTGTTCGAGATCACCGGCGTTGGCCTGGTCGCGATGACGGCGGGGCTGGCGCTGCTGGTCGTGCTGGGGCCGGTGCTGCTGCCCAAACGCGGCCCGCGCACGATGGATGAGGACCGCGAGAGCGACGTCTACCTCTCGCACCTGACGCTGGCGCCGGACAGCCCGCTGATCGGTCGCAGGCTGGCCGATACCGGCTTCGCGCGCCGCCCCGGCCTGACGCTGGTCGCACGCAGGCGCGCCGACCGGCTGGAGCGCACCGGGTTCGAGAACGAGATCCTGAGCGCGGGCGACCAGTTCGTCGTCGCCGCAACGCCCGAGGAACTGGCGTCGCTGGCCGAGGCGGTGGATTTTCGCACCGGACTGACCGGCGTTGGCGGCGGTGTTGCCACGCGGCGCGACTGGCGGGCAAAGGACCTGCGCATCGTCGAGGCGGTGGTGTCCAGCACGCATCCCATCGTCGGGCGCAGGCTGGCGGAAATCCCGCTGCTGTCCCGCTTGCAGGTGCGCGTCCTAGGCCTGTCGCGTCCGCGCCACCGCGCCGGGCCGACGCTGGCCGACGTGCGCGTGCGGGCTGGCGACCGGCTGCTGATCGCCGCGGCGAGTGACGCTGCCCAGGCGTTGCAGGCCAATGTCCAGCTGACCCACGTCACCGAAAGCTCCATCCGCGCGTTCCGCCGCGAAAAGGCGCCGCTGGCGCTGGCGACGCTGGCGGCGGTGGTGCTGGGCGCGGCGGTGTTCGGCCTGCCGATCGAGGCCATGGCGATCTTTGGCGTGGCGGTGGTGCTGGCGACCCGCTGCCTCGAGCCGGACGAGGCCTGGGCCAGCCTCGATGGCAGCACGCTTGTGCTGATCTTCGCCATGCTCGCCTTTGGCAAGGGGCTGGACAACGCGGGCAGCATCGATCTTGCCGTGGCCGCCCTGCAACCATTGATGGCCCAGGGCTCGCCGCTGCTGCTGCTGGTGATCGTCTACGCCGCCACCAGCGTGCTGACCGAGGTCGTGACCAACAACGCCGTCGCCGTCATCATGACGCCCATCGCGATTGGCCTCGCCACATCGGCAGGGGTCGACCCGCGCGGCATGGTGGTGGCAGTCATGTTCGGCGCCAGCGCCAGTTTCGCCACCCCCATCGGCTATCAGACGAACACCCTGGCCTATGGCGCGGCGAACTATCGCTTCACCGACTTCCTGAAGATCGGCATCCCGATGAACCTGGTGGTCGGCGCGGCCACCTGCCTGGCCATCACCGCGTTCTACTGA
- a CDS encoding NADP-dependent malic enzyme has translation MAEEKTNSFTAREALFYHETIRPGKIEIIASKPMTTQRDLSLAYSPGVAVPVEEIARDPALAARYTARANLVAVISNGTAILGLGNLGALASKPVMEGKAVLFKRFADVDSIDIELDTEDPDKFIEAVALMEPTFGGINLEDIAAPECFIIEQALRERMNIPVMHDDQHGTAIIAAAGLINACYLTGRDLKTVRMVVNGAGASALACTALIKSVGVPHENVIVCDRSGPIYPGREGVDQWKSAHAVPTAARSLEEALVGADIFLGLSAAGALKPEWVAGMADQPIIFAMANPVPEIMPDEAKAVRPDAIIATGRSDFPNQVNNVLGFPFIFRGALDVRATAINEEMKVAAAHAIAELARERVPEEVAAAYGVNHQFGREYIIPAPFDPRLMERVSCAVAKAAMDSGVAQDPIEDFEAYAVRLRSRLNPTTSALTRVYEDAKANPKRMVFAEAEEEVALRAAIQFRDFGYGTPILVGRTEKVMEKLKELAVDDPESFTIANSVSYERIEEMVAYLYTRLQRRGYTERDVRRMVNQERNVFASLLVAIGEGDALITGLTRTFAQSAREIGRVLDAKPDATPFGVHMVIGKNHTTFLADTTINERPTAEQLAHIATETAAVARRMGHEPRVAFLSYSTFGNPPGQWLGNIRDAVAILDAQQPDFEYEGEMAPDAALNEKVMALYPFSRLSGPANVLIFPGLQSANVSAKLLRELSGDTTIGPIMIGSEKPVQIAPMTATAPDILTLAVLATAGVVG, from the coding sequence GTGGCCGAAGAAAAGACCAACAGCTTCACCGCGCGCGAGGCGCTGTTCTACCACGAGACCATCCGGCCCGGTAAGATCGAGATCATCGCGTCGAAGCCGATGACCACGCAGCGCGACCTCAGCCTGGCCTATTCGCCAGGGGTTGCCGTGCCCGTGGAAGAGATCGCCCGCGATCCCGCGCTGGCCGCCCGCTACACCGCCCGGGCCAACCTGGTGGCGGTCATTTCCAACGGCACGGCCATCCTCGGCCTCGGCAACCTGGGCGCGCTGGCGTCCAAGCCGGTGATGGAAGGCAAGGCGGTATTGTTCAAGCGGTTCGCCGACGTCGACAGCATCGACATCGAGCTCGATACCGAGGATCCCGACAAGTTCATCGAGGCGGTCGCGCTGATGGAGCCGACGTTCGGCGGCATCAACCTGGAAGACATCGCCGCGCCCGAATGCTTCATCATCGAACAGGCGCTGCGCGAACGCATGAACATCCCGGTCATGCACGATGACCAGCACGGCACCGCGATCATCGCCGCGGCGGGCCTGATCAACGCCTGCTACCTGACGGGCCGCGACCTCAAGACGGTAAGGATGGTGGTGAACGGGGCGGGCGCCTCCGCGCTTGCCTGCACTGCGCTGATAAAGTCGGTCGGCGTCCCGCATGAGAACGTGATCGTGTGCGATCGCTCCGGCCCGATCTATCCGGGCCGGGAGGGCGTGGACCAATGGAAGAGCGCCCATGCCGTGCCGACGGCTGCGCGCAGCCTGGAAGAGGCACTGGTCGGCGCGGACATCTTCCTCGGCCTGTCTGCCGCGGGCGCGCTGAAGCCCGAATGGGTCGCCGGGATGGCCGATCAGCCGATCATCTTTGCCATGGCCAATCCTGTGCCCGAGATCATGCCCGACGAGGCCAAGGCCGTTCGGCCCGATGCGATCATCGCCACGGGCCGCAGCGATTTTCCCAACCAGGTCAACAACGTGCTGGGCTTCCCGTTCATCTTCCGCGGCGCGCTGGACGTGCGCGCGACGGCGATCAACGAGGAGATGAAGGTCGCTGCCGCCCACGCCATCGCCGAGTTGGCGCGCGAGCGGGTGCCCGAGGAAGTAGCCGCGGCCTACGGCGTCAATCACCAGTTCGGCCGCGAATACATCATTCCCGCTCCCTTCGATCCGCGCCTGATGGAGCGGGTTTCGTGCGCGGTTGCCAAGGCGGCGATGGATTCGGGCGTGGCGCAGGATCCGATCGAGGATTTCGAGGCCTATGCGGTGCGTTTGCGCAGCCGGCTCAACCCCACCACCTCGGCGCTCACCCGTGTCTACGAGGACGCCAAGGCCAACCCCAAGCGCATGGTCTTCGCCGAGGCCGAGGAAGAGGTCGCGCTGCGGGCGGCGATCCAGTTCCGCGATTTCGGCTACGGCACGCCCATCCTCGTCGGGCGCACGGAAAAGGTGATGGAAAAGCTGAAGGAGCTCGCCGTCGACGATCCGGAAAGCTTCACGATCGCCAATTCGGTCTCCTACGAGCGGATCGAGGAGATGGTCGCCTATCTCTATACCCGCCTGCAGCGGCGCGGTTATACCGAGCGAGACGTGCGTCGCATGGTCAACCAGGAACGCAACGTATTCGCCTCTCTGCTGGTGGCGATCGGGGAGGGCGATGCGCTGATTACCGGCCTGACCCGCACCTTTGCCCAGTCCGCGCGGGAGATTGGCCGCGTGCTGGATGCCAAGCCCGACGCGACGCCGTTCGGCGTGCACATGGTGATCGGCAAGAATCACACCACCTTCCTCGCCGACACGACGATCAACGAACGGCCCACGGCAGAGCAGCTGGCCCACATCGCCACCGAGACCGCTGCGGTGGCACGGCGCATGGGGCACGAACCGCGCGTCGCCTTCCTGTCCTATTCCACCTTCGGCAATCCGCCCGGCCAGTGGCTGGGCAACATACGCGACGCGGTGGCGATCCTGGATGCGCAGCAGCCCGATTTCGAATACGAGGGTGAAATGGCGCCCGACGCGGCGCTGAACGAAAAGGTGATGGCGCTCTATCCCTTCAGCCGTTTGTCGGGGCCGGCCAACGTGCTGATTTTCCCCGGCCTGCAAAGCGCCAACGTTTCGGCCAAGCTGCTGCGCGAACTGTCGGGAGATACCACCATCGGGCCGATAATGATCGGATCGGAAAAGCCGGTGCAGATCGCCCCGATGACCGCGACGGCGCCCGATATCCTTACGCTGGCGGTGCTCGCCACCGCAGGGGTCGTCGGCTGA
- the mutS gene encoding DNA mismatch repair protein MutS, whose protein sequence is MTASPTPMMQQYLGLKAEAGDCLLFYRMGDFFELFFDDARTAAQVLDIALTARGEHGGTPVPMCGVPVHAAEGYLARLIKAGCRVAIAEQVETPDEARERARREGTPSSKALVRRDIVRFVTAGTLTEEALLEPRRANMLAAVCELRGTRGVAAVDISTGTMVLEECAPERMGAVLARIGATECVAPEDWPAAPPDAVQRPRGDFASDGGEARLKAVHGVATLDGFGLFTRAMLAAAGGLLGYLDHAGRGTLPLLLPPVARRSGEHLAMDEATRASLEILASQQGGRAGSLVAAIDRCVTGAGARLLADDLSAPLVDRAAIEARLALVGWLHRDPLLRADLRTLLRALPDIGRALGRLVAGRGSPRDLGQVRDGLLEARRVHDLLKGRPDTPALLGALLPALTGHAELTDLLARALVPSPPTERQSGGYIAAGYDHALDELREVSGNARRAIAAMEARYRAETDTPALKIRHNGVLGYFIEVPAKHADKLMAADSGFTHRQTMANAVRFNSLTLHDEASRIAEAGGHAQAAEEAHFEDLVERVAARRHAIAATAAALARLDVAAGQAERASEGEWCRPVIEDDPVLAIEAGRHPVVEAALAKGGERFVANDCALSPDDRLWLVGGPNMGGKSTFLRQNALIVLLAQAGGFVPARSARIGLVDHLFSRVGASDNLARGRSTFMVEMVETAAILSQAGPRSFVILDEVGRGTSTYDGLALAWAVAEAIHETNRCRCLFATHYHEMARLAETCEALSLHHVRAREWKGDLVLLHEVSEGAADRSYGLAVAKLAGVPDPVVKRARAVLGKLEKGRAETGGIAAGLGDLPLFAAAFEAQEAQCDTLRDMLAGVDVDALSPREALDVLYRLKREASD, encoded by the coding sequence ATGACAGCCTCTCCCACCCCGATGATGCAGCAGTATCTGGGCCTCAAGGCCGAGGCCGGGGATTGCCTGCTGTTCTACCGCATGGGCGATTTCTTCGAACTGTTCTTCGACGATGCGCGGACCGCGGCGCAAGTGCTGGATATCGCGCTGACCGCTCGCGGCGAGCACGGCGGCACGCCGGTGCCGATGTGCGGGGTGCCGGTGCACGCGGCGGAAGGCTATCTCGCGCGGCTGATCAAGGCCGGCTGCCGCGTCGCCATTGCCGAACAGGTGGAGACGCCGGACGAGGCGCGCGAGCGGGCACGGCGCGAAGGCACGCCAAGCTCCAAGGCGCTGGTGCGGCGCGACATCGTGCGCTTTGTCACCGCCGGCACCCTGACCGAGGAGGCGCTGCTCGAACCGCGCCGCGCCAACATGCTCGCCGCCGTGTGCGAATTGCGCGGCACCCGCGGGGTGGCCGCGGTCGACATTTCCACCGGCACGATGGTGCTGGAAGAGTGCGCGCCTGAGCGCATGGGCGCGGTGCTGGCGCGGATCGGCGCCACCGAATGCGTTGCACCCGAAGACTGGCCCGCCGCCCCGCCGGACGCCGTGCAGCGCCCGCGTGGCGATTTCGCCAGCGACGGCGGGGAGGCGCGGCTGAAGGCGGTCCACGGCGTGGCGACGCTCGACGGGTTCGGCCTGTTCACCCGCGCCATGCTGGCGGCGGCGGGCGGGCTTCTGGGCTATCTCGACCACGCGGGGCGTGGCACGCTGCCGCTGCTGCTGCCCCCGGTGGCGCGGCGTTCGGGGGAACACTTGGCGATGGACGAGGCGACGCGCGCCAGCCTCGAGATCCTCGCCAGCCAGCAGGGCGGGCGCGCCGGATCGCTGGTCGCCGCAATCGACCGCTGCGTGACGGGCGCGGGCGCGCGACTGCTGGCAGACGACCTTTCCGCCCCGCTGGTGGACCGTGCCGCCATCGAGGCGCGGCTGGCGCTGGTCGGCTGGCTGCACCGCGATCCGCTGCTGCGCGCGGACCTGCGCACGCTGCTGCGCGCCCTCCCCGACATTGGCCGCGCGCTCGGGCGGTTGGTGGCCGGGCGTGGCTCTCCGCGCGATCTGGGGCAAGTGCGCGACGGCCTGCTCGAAGCACGGCGGGTGCATGACTTGCTGAAGGGCAGGCCCGACACCCCCGCCCTGCTCGGCGCGCTGCTGCCTGCGCTGACAGGTCATGCCGAGCTGACGGACCTGCTGGCCCGCGCCCTCGTCCCATCGCCGCCGACCGAACGCCAGTCGGGCGGCTACATCGCGGCGGGTTACGATCACGCGCTCGACGAACTGCGCGAGGTTTCGGGCAACGCCCGGCGCGCCATCGCGGCGATGGAAGCGCGCTATCGCGCCGAGACCGACACGCCCGCGCTGAAGATCCGCCACAACGGCGTACTCGGCTACTTCATAGAGGTGCCGGCCAAGCACGCCGACAAGCTGATGGCCGCCGACAGCGGCTTCACCCACCGCCAGACCATGGCGAACGCGGTGCGGTTCAACTCGCTTACCCTGCACGACGAGGCCAGCCGCATCGCCGAGGCCGGCGGACACGCGCAGGCGGCGGAGGAGGCGCATTTCGAGGATCTGGTGGAGCGGGTCGCGGCGCGCCGCCACGCCATCGCCGCGACCGCCGCCGCACTGGCCCGGCTGGATGTGGCGGCAGGCCAGGCCGAGCGCGCGAGCGAGGGCGAATGGTGCCGCCCCGTGATCGAGGATGACCCGGTGCTGGCCATCGAGGCGGGGCGGCATCCGGTGGTGGAGGCGGCGCTGGCAAAGGGCGGCGAGCGCTTCGTCGCCAACGATTGCGCACTCTCACCCGACGATCGCCTGTGGCTGGTGGGCGGGCCGAACATGGGCGGCAAGAGCACCTTCCTGCGCCAGAACGCGCTGATCGTGCTGCTGGCGCAGGCCGGTGGCTTCGTGCCCGCCAGGTCGGCGCGCATCGGCCTGGTCGACCATCTGTTCAGCCGCGTCGGCGCGTCGGACAACCTTGCGCGCGGGCGCTCCACCTTCATGGTGGAGATGGTGGAAACCGCCGCGATCCTCAGCCAGGCCGGGCCGCGCAGCTTCGTGATCCTGGACGAGGTCGGCCGCGGCACGTCCACCTACGATGGGCTGGCGCTGGCCTGGGCGGTGGCCGAGGCGATTCACGAGACCAACCGCTGCCGCTGCCTGTTCGCGACGCATTACCACGAGATGGCGCGACTGGCGGAGACCTGCGAAGCCCTCAGCCTGCATCACGTCCGCGCACGGGAGTGGAAAGGCGATCTCGTGCTGCTGCACGAGGTCAGCGAGGGCGCGGCGGATCGCAGCTACGGCCTGGCCGTGGCCAAGCTGGCCGGCGTGCCCGATCCGGTGGTCAAGCGCGCGCGCGCCGTGCTGGGCAAGCTTGAGAAGGGCCGCGCCGAGACAGGTGGGATTGCGGCGGGGCTGGGCGACCTGCCGCTATTCGCCGCCGCGTTCGAGGCACAGGAAGCGCAATGCGATACCCTGCGAGACATGCTGGCCGGGGTGGACGTCGATGCGCTCAGCCCGCGCGAGGCGCTCGATGTGCTGTATCGCCTCAAGCGCGAGGCATCCGATTGA
- a CDS encoding DUF202 domain-containing protein: MAQNDPPSDDAEKNTKWAENRTDWAEDRTIMALERTFAGWMRTAFAAIAIAIGFRALFGEFDPPWIAKAIASMFLLLAVVFALGAERRACKAFSRLSSHAVDSPKMPNIKLISYSVAAGSLALLVAFWVLSDGQAGGV, encoded by the coding sequence ATGGCCCAGAATGACCCTCCCAGCGACGACGCCGAGAAAAACACCAAGTGGGCCGAAAACCGCACCGATTGGGCGGAGGACCGCACGATCATGGCGCTCGAACGCACGTTTGCAGGCTGGATGCGCACGGCCTTTGCCGCCATCGCCATTGCCATCGGCTTTCGCGCGCTGTTCGGCGAGTTCGATCCGCCATGGATCGCCAAGGCCATAGCCAGCATGTTTTTGCTGCTCGCGGTCGTCTTCGCGCTCGGGGCCGAACGGCGCGCGTGCAAGGCGTTCTCGCGCCTGTCCTCACACGCGGTCGATTCGCCCAAGATGCCCAACATCAAGCTGATAAGCTATTCGGTCGCGGCGGGCTCGCTGGCTCTGCTCGTCGCCTTCTGGGTGCTAAGCGACGGGCAGGCCGGCGGGGTCTGA